ttcacaacgttttccatgtgtcgaatctgaagaagtgtctgtcagatgagacgcacgtagttcctctgaaggaactcacgatcgacgaacagttgaaattcgtcgaagaacctgtcgagatcacggaccgggatgttaaggtcctcaagagcactagaatacctctcgttcgagttcgttggaactcacgtcgcggtccagagttcacctgggagcgcgaagatcggatgaaacaaaagtatccccaactgtttgagaacagtacaaacgctactgaggctgaagctacggaatttcgggacgaaattccagatcaacggggggtggatgtgacaccccaggataaccaggaaaaccatgcaacttaactagcttcctcagtgagtgccatcaaatttcgggacgaaatttctttcaacttggggatgatgtgacaactcgaaatctagaacctttcgttgtaacttgcttgtacgttatgtgactagttaaaatgataacgtgaacttttatgtgctttgttttgtgtgcattgtatgtatatatgtatgtgtgttatatgtgaaccgagaacccgacacgaaacaacaaagaacccgactcgagaccaagaggtctcgagtgactagtaatcggttttgggccttgggccgagaacctttggccggttgggccatttgggccgtaacccccactcgaaacccactaagggtgcacactcttggaacttgactatatataccacaccttagttatttgttaccatttgttgaacattagaacacacacacacttccatcttctctcccactagaactctagcacacaaacacacctccaagactctcggatctaatcggttagcacaagaactctcgggcttggaacttcggatcggcacacacacacacatcaccaaccggttagtatttcttgttggttattgttgaatgcttagtgttaaAATGTTCATATTATgtttgtatgatgagattatgtgacaatatgttaagttgttgagttatacataatgttttgaaaaagaaatcggttcatgaatgtttcttgttatgagttgaactatacatatttgatgttgaaaatgggttcatggtatgacaagaagggtgaatgatgatattggttgcacttggattagatccgaaaagtttgggtgtttatactatgaaaatcggctaatgaatatgtttgtcaagtaggatgcatgctagaaaaattatatcttgatagttgttcatgattttgggtgaataagtggttaatatgtcatgaacttgttgaatatatgtttgaatatgtgaagaacactttgaatgatagttaagaatgtgaaaacccttgtgattttgatccatctttgactagtaacctgattaggaaatatgttagtggaattctattggttatttccggatttagggcctgattacattgtactatttggctgactacatctgcatcaacacgtgaacttgataatgacagcataccgactcgcaatcacccagttgcgactcgcaaccacagcgtgatgactcgagaccacgcggttgcgactcgcaaccataacaggacaagccgagaccgcaggttacgagtccggttgcgactcgagaccttagcatgatgaaccgagactacggttgcgacaccggttgcgactcgcaaccatccatgaccaacacacagcatgactcgagaccatgcttgcgagtccggttgcgactcgagaccacaccttgggcctaagttagtgggccgaatcTATGGATTTCTGTGTTACTGTTAAcgtgttatttgggcctgttatcacgagcccaactgtttgggcctcacacttagactgtggattttgtttgaatgttaactgtgaactgttactgctaaacgtgcttgccaaacgtgttgaacacttgtgcactacttggttcgaatctgattatacgtgatatccgtgattaggacgtaactgactacttgcgacttgactgatctttctgtgattaactgccgagcaaaccgaggtgagttcacaccctttacaaagcatgggattccctgggttgggaacggggttaaggaacgtgggttcctcgtctaccttgggtaggacgtcagtggttcaggaatgtgattcctcgtccggatggacggataaacgtactagactaaaactctatcacgaagtccctcctttttgtatcgactaatcgccgggccaatggcgagcgggtcattagttagatagcgctatttaggtctgacaagcctcacaccgtgccgcagaggacgggcgtgaactaatggatctggggcacgtcaatgatgatagacattgatgttttcagggcacataaacatgactacagtcagcaatcgatacggtaacgagtctagtatacacatggggtagcccccacggctggagagccagatgatgtacatggggtagcccccacggccgaaatgcctgataactacatggggtagcccccacggccggagtgccggagtaactgggaacgaactggtcacgtttttaaaactatggggtaacccccacggcaggatgccagataaagtaaactgttttcgaaacaactaaaacgaacgcccacccgtgaactcactcaactagttgttgactcgttactacatgctttgcaggaccataggtactcaactggagcttgcatggaggaggatcgttgtgggacagggattgctacaagactatgttataactttaaacttatgcttccgcttgcaacttaaacttatttgttttggaacaccaatcgtattggttaaacttttataattacttacatgcttgttcagtatgattggtggctggatcctggtcagtcacgcctccaagcggtagtactccgcaggtgggattttgggggtgtgacaatatgaatggtgaaaatcttttattttatatagacagtaaaataatgccaagacaccacggacaaacgataaggaagagtcaccttcaacataagaaactagttattaaactcattaatacataaccaattaaaaagtgcgaaaagattaaaaataaaaagtattacactaaacacttgtcttcacaaagtgatgtaagagacttaggcgaacatggcctttgattgtcaagaactcttacgatgaatcttggatcccgagacgactcacacactctatgatggacaatggatgatggtggtggatgatggtgttgtgatggtggtgggtggtgggtgaaatgtgagagaggtggtgtgccaagggatgagttgcaagagctccaaggactcctatttataggctgaacagaagctcgggcacggccccatgtccattgggcacggccccgtgtccaactGTCcattgggcacagccccgtgtccatcctcctctatttcttcattaaatgcagtttgtctgcattagttgaccacgcccccgtgtccgctgagcacgaccctgtgtgcagaagcatatatgtactatcaagattttcctggattccgtgaatcttatagttgactacggccccgtgtccgttgagcacggccccgtggtgggcgatggaagcttctacaactttgtcttttctgctgacacttgggcacgccctcgtgctcactgagcacggggcgtgttcagccttctgttctcttgttttacttgggaagatgctgtcgggaggtcgggcatgccacgtttgttccttttcttgtattaatgttagatttagctgcctttttgcttcttttgtttatttgagttcatttaatcctgaaaatacaaaaggaagacaaaaacacactttttccaacattagtactaaaaaagagttagttttatgccacaattgatgtaatttatatgttgcattttgtgcacatcaactaACGATTTATGAGACTCTCAAGTCCCTTCATTCATGATTATTTCAATGCATAATCTTaacccgtttggttgtcgagtgaaagCCATCACTTCAATGACAAGCCAAACTACTTCTAACCTTTATATTGACCCGTTTGACTGTCGAGTGAACTTTGCCACTTCGATGACACATCAAACGCGTAAATTATACTACGACACCATTTGTACACTAATCCCAAACATTTATGCATAATGTAACGGGACTCAAGTTGCGTACCTTTCAAGCACCCCTTTCAAGCGCgcgtcaccaccggcttgtccacttgacgctcCGGTttcttttcctatagagttcaatcacaaCCCGTTTAAAACTCTTTTGTTTACATAATACGCATAATTTGCCATAATTATTCAAACACGCGTTTTAGCTCAAATTTCCagtttttaatcctcttttaggcattttcacaaacaccttAAGGGGATAATTCTTTACAATTTATAATGAAGTTCAACACTTGTTATTTAGCCAAGATAAATATCAACTTAGGCTAATTCACATCAATTTTCATATTATTCAAATCTAAACTtgtttcatagaactcaatttatACTAAGATAACATCATAATCCTAATGTTCATCATACTTCTACAAACCCAcctatcaccttcaatggtgattatgGATTTCACAAGAATTAGGCAAAATTTCAACAAGTaattgactagggtttatccctaaacACTATTTCATTCCAAACAACTAACATGCAACATCAAATCCTGAATTCCATGAATTCACTCAGAAATTTGGATGAAGATTTTGCATAGAaattacataccttatgatccctttttAGAGGAGATCACAATTTCGTGCTTGAAAATCGATTTGGAACTGATTTGAAGCCCCAATTTGATCAATTTGGCATAAGTTAGGGTTTggtgggttggttgaaattggagaagaaagtgaagtgaaacttccagattcaattgacgtcacgttcacatcttccaatgacgatagtgtccaaaatgatgttgtaaaaagtgttgttgaaaatgtgctaaaaacggatagtgacactactgaggaagatggatgtttcttggataaatacattccgaaacaaaagtccaagaacaacttaaatgaagaatcaaatcttgtcatgtacaagatgttgggttcggataagttgttttcggattctgagtttccaacacctttgtgtgtgtttggtgtgtgttattttgtttttaattaaattaagTTTCAAGTTCTACACATAAGCCCCTCAACTTTCATTTAGTTTATAATTTAGGCTTTTTAATTCATTCATGTGTTACTACAAGACTCCTAACTAACTgagttatttatttcctagttagCTTATTCTCGTTTATTCAATACTTTATATTTCTTATTATAAAGTTTTATaaatttcggggtgttacaacaaTTAGTAACATGACCACAGTCATGGAACTGTGGAACAATAAAATGACTAATACTGAATGAGTATATtgatagatataaacattgtaatcggcCTCCCTCAATACTTTAAAgttataaaagttgttttgattaAATTGAGATGCAATCGCCAGTATTTTTTGcagataaaatatttttaaaacgcatttcaggtaattTAATGTGAAACTAATAGAAgctagctggagagcactgaatgCTTAAAGAAGTGTATTGTGTTAGCTTTAGGAAAGACATGTATGTTTAAAAGACCAAAAGAGAACAAATAAGAAGAAAATAACGTAGAATGCAAGTAGTTTTAAACAACACACAAGAataaagctcctaaactatagactaggaaaaatcattcctacttttcctaattcccttaCGAAAGGACGAATGCAAGAACACAAGGCTTCcaaaaaaagaaatataaacaacgctttctaattatggaaagtatgaaaagcagggcgttacaacgCGGAGCTTGTTCAGTAGCGACTTTGCTGCTTCTTTCTCATGAATAATTTGATTGTGTGCCTTTTCCAATTCTCCTTGCTTTTCTCGGATAACATTTCACAACTTTATGATTTCTTGTCCCTTTCCTTCTTCAAGATCAACATATAAGTAACATAAAACATTTagaaataacttttttttattactaTGAACATGTTAATCTCTGTTGGACATATAAAAGATGTACGATCAAATGCTTTTTAAAACTCTAATCTCCATGTTAGCTCTTCACCGCACTTCTCTAGCTTGTCTTTAGCTTCTCTAAGGGCCCATGcttcaaaaaaattaaaatttttacaGATAAATTATGAGTAGGTTACGCTCCAGtaataaaaagaaaatacaaCGCTTTACAGAAATAAGAACCTCCCCTGAAGAAGGAAGTGGCTTACGGAAGCCATGTTTCTCAAAAAGCAGAAAGAGTTGGGCAGGTGGTGAGTTTTTTATGATAACATGACATTTTGGaactaataaaaaaaatgatagaGAAATGTGTTGGATCTAGAAAAAGAAGAAGACACGTGACATGAAAAACATGTTAACAGCAAAAAAGAGAGCATGTAAAAAAACTCAAAATAATTTAACTATGCTAGGTGAAAAATGAAAATCATGTTAACAACAAAGATAgagtaaataaaaaaaagatcAAAAATAATTTAACTATGCTAggtaaaaaacaattttttttaccattaCACTATTCAATCGgctaataataatatatagttaaaATTCATATATGATAAAATTTCAATTGAATGAACAGTGATTGATAATATTATTAAATTCAAATTAGAAttataattatttaaaattaaaattaagagatgagcaaatggtaccgggtataGGTATCGATCTCAAATTTATCAAACCgatgtattttcggtaccggttctgcacaggtattcaccggtttttaccctcaaatattggtgccgtaccagtaccgaccggtaccgaaccgtaccataccaTACTAGGTATGTTCGGTACCAGTActcacttttggggatttcggtaacggtattttcggtaccggttggtaccgagctcacaAATCCTGTAgtaacgtagcaatgcaagtaattgcaccgtttagattacctttcatacacacagtaagtaaactgtttttcgtttgaatgaggttttatatacacaacaacttattttgctttcttttttgtttttttttctataatgaatgaattgtagcatgtaaaattaacttggatatttagaatattgatgagcaaatcgtatcaaatcctgtaaacgaaccggtatcgtatcggtaccaaatcattttcggtaccaatttggtatcCATCTTTTGGCGTTTACAGAATCGTTACTTTAAGTTCGACACCGGTccagcaccatacctgtatttattgatttttaccttcaaataccataccgtattgtatcgagcattttcggtgccggtacctaatttcgatgattttatAGATCGGTACTTTCGCTGCCATTAcgggtaccgagctcatccatattttaacgtgttagcaccgtaataactgaactgaaaacaaccgaatttccaacgtgtaggatgtgtgggtcctattattatatattaggttatttaaaatcgttttttatgacggagtgactatccttaccacgtcattttatttatgttttgatattcggtatctgtttgccgttgcttacacgccttttgtagtcattgggtcccgccgcaacgcgcgggcggaaaataactagtaaaaataaaaataaaataacccTAAACTAAAGCAGCGTCTATCTCCCCTGTTCGCTCCTCCTCCATCTTCTAAACCTAAAAAACAAACAGCCGACTGACTATCTTCGATTCAGCAGGGAGGGAGGGAAGGTAAGGTTCAATCAGCCAGCCAGCAGGTAAGCTTCGATTCAGCAACTTCGATTAGCCACCATTTCTTCTCTATTACATTTGAATTGTTTTTTCTTATGGTCGTCGGATCATGTTCGTACCGCGAATTGGATCGGACGAACCAAAACGAAAATGGTGCCATGACCAGCGAATTATGTGACTATGCTCCTGTCATCTCGTTCAGTTCCttctgtgtgtgtgtgtattgtgCATTGGCATATGGATGATTGAATTTTGTAGTCATCGCATGACTGAATCTTAACTGTTAGTAACCTTCAAGAAAGAGCCACATGATCTGTTGCTAATACTGATACTAGAATGTTGTGGTTATGGAATATAGGTTAGGAGGAGTATGGTACATATGGATTATACCTTTTCAGTTTGGCACAAACTatctacacacttggtgtgtagagTGTGTAGATAGCCACCCAAAAAATGCTTTTTTGTCTTATATGCACATcctgcagtgtcgagctgtggTCAAAGCGcgacgttttggtccggtcaacctgacgggtgtctgacgggtctgttgaccggaccaaaacgccgagctttggcgtcaaccagacaaaagactgaccgGGACatgaccaaaacgcggccaaagctcggcgttttggtccggtcaacagacccatcagacacccgtcagtctttgtctggttgaccggaccaaaacgccgcgctttagccacagctcgacactgcagggtgtgcatataggacaaaaaaACACTTTTTGGTGTGCATATAGGCAcattggtgtgccaataggtacaCCCTTTCAGTTTAGTTGTTTTACTGGACGCTTACTGTTACTTTATCCCATTTGATACCTTTATCAAGGCTTTGTTTAAGATTTTTCATCTCGAGGTCTCACTGAATTTGGATTAAAATCGAGATGAGGGTTTGTTCGAATCCGTTTAGGTTGACATTTTGTTTAGCTGTTCTCTAATATATATAAAGGTGTTCATTTGGCTTGGGCCACTGTCTTCTCTATTCTAAGCTTGTATTTACGTCTTCCGATTACTTTGTTCAAACTAGTTTTAAACATTTGTTCCTTTAAACGTGCCTATCAAAGTGAATTGAACTTGATGCGTTTCTCCTTTTCAGATAAGGTGCCATGGCCTTGCTGTTCAAGGTATCGtcactttttcattcttttcattggTGCTGAGTTACGACTGTCGATATAATTAACTCATCTGTTTTTGATCCTCCAAATTCTGCATGCGTTTTAATAACGAACATATCACATACGTTATGCATGTGCTTCACGCATCGGCTTTTGAgacgcattttaaaaccaaggttaCCTGGTGAACGAAACTTTTTGGCAAAAACTAAACACATTAATGTTTTTTCTCATTATAATATATTTATAGTTATATGCTCTCTGATTCTACATGATATGTGCATTTCTATGTCAGGATCCAAACAAGATTTCTGCATATCGTGACAGAAGGTTTCCAGGAACACAAGACGAATATGAACACACGCTCCAAACTTCAACCACCGTCTATATTGGCAACATGTCTTTTTACACTACCGAAGAACAACTCTATGAATTGTTTTCTCGAGCAGGAGAAATTAAAAAGATTGTTATGGGTTTGGATAAGAACACCAAAACGCCTTGTGGCTTCTGCTTTGTCATGTAAGTCAAAACCTCAAAATATATTGGAAGAACTACACTATACATCCCCCTATTTCAAAACCTAATTACATATATACCTAACTCAAAATTTAAATTACATATATCCCCTTTCCTAACAAATTTATACAatatgacaaaaataccctttgaACTTTGAACATACAGCCAAGCCAACCATGACGCTTCATGTCCTCCACGACTATAACTGCTTATCGATTCATTCTCCATCACCATCCTAACTATGGGGGCCAACCCTAGGACGGTCGTAACACTGGCGCCGGCGACCTAAACACCTAATGACACCGATGTGCCCATTACTTAGTGCTTACGGTTCCAATGTGCCAGCTCCAGATCTCCGCTCGGCGAAACGTTTCCTTGTCTATTGGTTCTCAGAGAAGCCACTGGGTCCAGAGACGAGGTTATGCTTGCATGCCGGTTCTGTTTGGAGACGAGGATGCACGAGTATTAACGGTGTTTGGTTTCTGGAGACGTGAGTTATTGCTCACGCACTTCTGAAGCACTTGACCGGAAATTCCGTCACGTCACATGATGATGGCGATGGTCATGGTGGTTGAGAGATGAAACCACCACCGTTCACCGGTTTCCATAATAAATACCATAATTTTGGCCTGGAAAATGATAAAAGGCTTGCCAGAATGTCTATCTTTCCGGTCAACTAAGAGAGTTGCAGTGGTTAATTGAAGGTTGGTTAGATGGAGTTAAGAGAGATGTTGGATTCTATGCaagtgtttaaaaaaaatttctaatggattatttaaattttattttttaaagggTAAAACAGTCATTTCATAATATAATTTTATTCTAATAAATTAAAATGGCTATATTTGATATTTCTAGTTTTTAACAAGGGGATATAAGTAAATTAAATTTTAGGTTGGGGATATatgtaatttatgaaatttatAAGGGGATATATGTAATTGCCCCAAATATATAATAGCGGATTTGTAACAAATTATTAACTTGTTCTACGTTTGTGGTTTACAGGTACTACTCTAGGGAAGATACAGAAGATGCTGTGAAATACATAAGTGGGACCATTCTTGACGATCGTCCGATTCGTGTAGACTTTGATTGGGGATTCCAAGATGGAAGGCAATGGGGTCGTGGTCGAAGTGGTGGACAGGTTCAACTAAAACTTACTActttaatattttatattattgTTACGCCTTTTCGGCTTTTCCTATTCTTGATTTGTTTTAATTTATGATTTTGAGCAGGTGAGGGATGAATATCGCACGGATTATGATCCTGATATccttttaaattttaaatttctaTAACTATATATCTTTTTGTCAAATAAATAACATGTCGATTCTATAAGGTTAGAGATTGATTCCTTGACTTGTCAAACATAGAGGCGGTTATGGAAAATTGGTGCAGAAAGAGTTGGAAGAACAAAGGCAGGTGGTAGATTATGGGGTCGGATCATTGGGATCGTTTCAGCCACCTCATATGGCTCACAATTGTAAGTTCACAACTTGCGTGTTTAACGATTTAAATTTATCTTATATTATATGTACGTTTGCTGAGTTTTATTTCCTGCAGATGGAAGGCatggaggtggcggtggtggtggtggtcatgGGGGGTCCTACCGGCATGGTAGAGGAGGTGATACACAGATTAGTAtttttcatgtttacattctTTTATATAAACCATAACTTGCATTAAATTGAGTTTTTATTCAAACGTTAGATTACCACCGGAAGAGATACCGTGAAGATGACCGTCGAGGCCCAGATGTCTCCAGGAGGAATTCTGAAGATGAACCTAGAAGAAACTCTGATCATGACTCTAGACAGGTAAACATGTATCTTGTTTTCTCACCTTTACATAAGTTTTAAagtatttataaataataaaacaggCTTCTTCAATATAACATAGATTAAGTAATTGGAAATATATTATGTTTACTTGAACAGGAGAGAAATCCACGTTTCCGTGAGCACGGTGACTCAGATGACGAGGAAGATGACCGGAAACGACAGAAGTAAATGGAATCTGTTCATTGGTTATTATCGTTCTAGGTGAATTTGTTGAAACATTTCCTTTTTGTACAACACCGCTAAGATCTATTAGTCTGAAATATCTAGGAAGAGAAAAAATGAATGAATTTTTAGTGGCACTTGGTTTGCCGAATGTTTTGTAAGGAATTGGAAATTTGATGGATTTGAAATGATTTCCAACAAAAAGAAACAATAATAATGAGGTGTTTGGTTGGTAAATTAATAAGTTTACATTCTGGAAATGGATTCAATTCACATGACTAAGAGTTTAAAAAATTCACAACTAAGCTAATTCATGAAAAGTGTTGTGCTACAACATAGCCTTCACAGCATTTGGGATCTGTAAACAAGAAAGCGttagaaaattaaaataaataaataaaaaatattggAAGCATTTCATATATACCTCTTAAGGATTTATAGGTAAAGATAaaaactttaggttttagaaaaaaatacGGGTCAAATTGTCAGTTTTTGAATTGTTTTACTCTTAATGAAATGGATACATGTGATATTTTAACTAGTTTTAACCAAATTAAATGTCAAGACTAATATTCTTAAGACTAATATTCTTAAACTGAACACATTAAGCAAGAAATAATTTGTTACAGAAATATAGTCTCAAGTAAGCAAACATAATTAGCTGCACGAATAAAAGAAAAACTGACAAGGATGATAAAGCAACATGAAACGACACATATTCAGCAATTAACATATGCAAGTATGAATTAAGCGAAATaattaatcaaacaaaacaactcaagaaaatatataccacataattaaactagtttcTTTTaaaatatgaatctgtttaaatcTATATGTGCACAATCATTAAACAGTGAACTCAAATAAATTTCTTTATGGGAAAATTACGGCAGTAGCCGCTTGACCAAGTTTTTTACGAAAATAGCCATTTGACCAGGCTTTATGCACCTTCCCATCCAAGTGAACCCCCATTTTATGCACCTTCAATCCAGCCACAACCAAGCGGACACGTGTCCCTCTTACCTGAACCGGCTTTATGCCGCTACACATGTCAGCCGAGCCGCTTCATGCCCAAGCCGAGCCGCTTCGCCCAATATCTGATTTATGCCGCTTTGTGGTACTGCCAAGCCGAGCCGCTTCATGGCCAAGCCGAGCCGCTTTGCCCAATTCCAAGCCACTACACCCTGGATCTAAGCCGCTAGTATGTGTATaaatttttttgatatttttcttAGACGGCCTTCATAAAAAAATATGGAGAAAAGAGTATTTTGATAACTTTTTGatgtattttgatattttttaaaaaatactaCTGAAGCGGCTCGGCTTGTACTTGTAGCGGCTCGGCTTGTACTTGTGGGGCAGGGGGCGAAGCGGCTCGGCTTGTACTTGTAGCGGCTCGGCTGACATGTGTGGCGGCATAAAGCCGGTTCAGGTAAGAGGGACACGTGTCCGCTTGGTTGTGGCTGGATTGAAGGTGCATAAAATGGGGGTTCACTTGGATGGGAAGGTGCATAAAGCCTGGTCAAATGGCTATTTTCGTAAAAAGCTTGGTCAAGCGGCTACTGCCGTAATTTTCCCTTTCTTTATTCCTAATTGCTATGTTTTCATACAATTGGTTATCCAAAAATAGCCACA
Above is a window of Helianthus annuus cultivar XRQ/B chromosome 14, HanXRQr2.0-SUNRISE, whole genome shotgun sequence DNA encoding:
- the LOC110904434 gene encoding nuclear cap-binding protein subunit 2 encodes the protein MALLFKDPNKISAYRDRRFPGTQDEYEHTLQTSTTVYIGNMSFYTTEEQLYELFSRAGEIKKIVMGLDKNTKTPCGFCFVMYYSREDTEDAVKYISGTILDDRPIRVDFDWGFQDGRQWGRGRSGGQVRDEYRTDYDPDRGGYGKLVQKELEEQRQVVDYGVGSLGSFQPPHMAHNYGRHGGGGGGGGHGGSYRHGRGDYHRKRYREDDRRGPDVSRRNSEDEPRRNSDHDSRQERNPRFREHGDSDDEEDDRKRQK